The sequence below is a genomic window from Thiomonas intermedia.
GATAGCGCACCTCGTGGCGGGTGTTGGACTGAAAGCCGGCGATGGCCAGCGGATCACCCAGCCGGTCGATGGCCCAGGCCAGCAGCGACACGGCCTCCTGCGAGAGTTCGAGGATGGTCTGCCCGCCGCCCGCCGCCTTGTCGTTGAGCGACGCCGACAGGTCGAGCAGCAGGGTGACGGCGATGTCGCGCCCGTCGGTGCGGTGGCTCATGTTGATGCGCGGGTCGGGCGCGGAGCCGGCCTTGAAGTCGATCAGCGAGCGGATGGCCACGTCGAGATCGAGCTCGCTGCCCTCCTCCTGATAGCGGATGCGCACCTTGTCCTGCGGCTTGAGCAGGTCGAGCAGCCGCTTCAGGCGCTTGGCGAGCGGAGCGTGTTTTTGCAGCAGGCGGTCGACCACGGCCGCTTCGCCCGACGGATGCAGCGCCTCGTACACGCTCACCCAGTCCGGCCGGTAGGTGTGGCTGGCGTGGTCCCACTCGGGATAGTGGCGCGGCGGCAGTCGCTGGGGCTCGGCCTGCGCGTCGCTGCGCCGTTCCTGGTCGAAGCTCTCCTCCTCGTCGCCCTCTTCGATGAAGCGCCACAGGTGACGGTTGTCGTCGCGGTAGTCGATCACCGTGTCATCGAAATACACCTTCGCGAACTGGTCGCTGGGGCGCCGCGTTTGGGCCACGTAGGCCAGCGCCAGAGCCGCCATGTCCTCGGTCGAAGACAAGCCGTGCGCCATCGCCGCGTGAAAGCGGGCGACGTAATCGCTGAGGTCATCGTCGTGATAGCCGTGCTGCGGGTCGAGCAGGGCCCGCGACAGCATGGCGAGGCGGTGGCGCAGGCAGGAGCAGGTTTCGGGGTCGCACGCGCCCTCCGCCGGCTTGGGGTGCAGCGCAAGAAACAATCGCCGCAAACCGGGGAATTCGCGGATGAGCAGGGTTTCGACCCGGCCGTCCTCGAAGAACTCCACCGCCATGCGCTGAAAGGGGCTCCAGTTGTCGGCGATCTGCGGCGTCGACCAGCGGCGATGGCCCACCATGTGGGCGAGCGTGGCGCGGTAGCGGTCGAGCCCAGACACGCCGCGTGCGTCGTCCTGCACGTCGGGCAGGCGGATGCCGAGCGCATCGAAATACGGCACGGGTTTGCGCAGCTCGTCGAAGCCCATGGAGTACGGGATCAGCAGATCGCCGTCGCGCCACAGGCCGCGCAGATCGAGGTCGAGCTGGCGTTCCACGTCCACCAGCAGGGTGCCGTGCCGTTCGCGCTGCAGCACCGCTCGGGCGTCTGCCGACTGCAGGCTGAAGTAGTCCTTCTGCCGCTCGGGATGCGTCGCGTAGTTGCGCACGCCGTAGTCGACCCATTTGCGCAGTCCGCCGACGTCGAGCTGCGCCAGAAGGATCGGCGCCTGGGCGAAAAAGTCCGGCAGACCTGGGCTGGGATAGGTCGTATGAAAACCGTGGATGGAGCTGGTGGTGCGCTCCATCAGCCCGGAGGCGATTGCGAGGTAGTGCTGCAGTTGCTCGCCCGCGTGCAGGCGTTGCGCCACCGGGGCCAGCGTTTGCAGGAACGGGGCGATGGCCTTGCCGTTGGGCGATTTCTGCAGTCGGCGCACGAAGTCCATGACCTGCGGCAGGAGGCCCTCGCCCACGCTGCGGGCGGTGGAGGGCCAGGCTTCCAGGAAGGCCAGCAGCGGCTCGGCGCCTCGCCCCAGTTTGCCGAGCGAACGTGCCGCCTCGAGATAGGCCTCGACGCCTTCCGGCGTCAGCGCGGCGAGCGCGTCGGCCATGCAGGCGTCGAACACCTCGGCCACCTGGGGGAACCGGGTGTCGAGCCGCGCCCGGTGGGCGTGCATCGTGTCGTCCAGGGCCGACGTCGGGCTGCTCACTGCCGTCTCAGGCGAAGATCGCGTCGATGGCGTGATCGAGGGTGCCGCGAATGTCGGCGTCGTCGGTGATGGGGCGCACCAGGGCCATGCGACAGGCGTCGGCCGGATCGACGCCGTCCTGGATCAGCTTGGCGGCGTACACCATCAGCCTTGTGGAGATGCCTTCGTCCAGGCCGTGACCCTTGAGATTGCGTGCCGCCTGGCCGAGCTGCACCAGCTTGGCCGCGATCTCGGGGGCGAGCCCGGCCTCCCGGGAAAGAATGGTGGTTTCGAGCGCCGCCTCGGGGTAATCGAAGTCGAAGGCGGTGAAACGCTGCTTGGTGGACTGCTTCAAGTCCTTCATCAGCGACTGGTAGCCGGGGTTGTACGAGATCACCAGCTGAAAATCGGGGTGTGCCTCGATCAGCTCGCCCTTCTTGTCCAGTGGCAGCACGCGGCGATGGTCGCTCAGCGGATGGATGACCACGGTGGTGTCCTGCCGGGCCTCGACGATCTCGTCCAGATAGCAGATGGCGCCGATGCGCGCGGCCGTGGTGAGCGGGCCGTCGAGCCAGCGCGTGCCGCCGCCTTCCAGCAGGTAGCGCCCGACGAGGTCGCTGGCGGTCATGTCTTCGTTGCAGGCCACGGTGATCAGCGGCTTGTCGAGCTTCCAGGCCATGTATTCGACAAAGCGCGACTTGCCGCAACCCGTCGGGCCCTTGACCATCACCGGCAGGCGGTTGCGGTAGGCCGCCTCGAACAGTGCGACTTCGCGGCCCTGCGCCTGGTAGTAGGGCTCGCTCTTGATCCGGTATGGGTCGGCCTGGCGGGTCATGACGTCTGCCTTCATGTCGATCGGGGCTGCACACCCCATCAAAAAAGAAGCCCCCGGCTTGCCGGGGGCGCGGATCAGGCCGCGGGATTACTTGTGGACGCCCAGCTTCTCGCGCCAGCCCGGGAAGAGCTTGTCGGCATCGCCCGGGAAGGACTCGAACGCGCGTGCGAACTCCTTGTGCTCCTTGGCGTACTCGATCGGGTCGGCGCCCGCCTTCCAGCACTCATAGGCCTGGCGCAGCGACTTGGCGCCCGCGGCCGGCGAGTCGATGTGGCCATAGGAGCCGCCGCCCGCGGTATTGATCACGTTGCCGTGACCCAGGTTCTCGAAGAAGCCGGGCAGGCGCAGCGCGTTCATGCCGCCCGAGATGATGGGCGTGGTGGGCTTCATGCCGTACCACTTCTGGAAGTACACCGGGCCCTGGCACTCGTCGCGCTCGATCATGTAGGCGATGTTGCGGTCGTCGCCCTCGCCTTCCATCTTGCCGTAGCCCATGGTGCCGACGTGGATGCCCGAAGCGCCCTGCAGACGGCTCATCTTGGCCAGCACGAAGGCGGAGTAGCCGCGCTTGGCGCTGGGCGAGGTGATCGCGCCGTGACCGGCACGGTGATAGTGCAGATACTGATTCGGATACTGACGGCGGGCGGTGGTGACCATGCCCGGGCCGCCCACGTAGCCGTCGACCAGGAAGGCCAGCTTGTCGGCGTCGGGGCCGAAGACTTCGAGCGCGAAGTCGGCGCGGGCGCACATCTCGTGATAGTCGTCCGCGGTGATGTTCATGGAGAACAGCTTGGCCTCGCCGGTCTCGTCCTGCGCGCGCTTCATGGCGTCGTAGACGAGCGGAATCACCTTCTTCACCGGGGCGAACACCTGGTTGCCCTGGGGTTCGTCGTTCTTGATGAAGTCGCCACCCAGCCAGAACTGATACGCCGCCTGGGCGAAGGGCTCGGGGCGCAGACCCAGCTTGGGCTTGATGATGGTGCCGGCGATGTAGCCGCCGTCCTTGATCGGACGGCCCAGGATGCGCCACAGGTTGGAGATGTCGGTGGCCGGGCCGTCGAACATCTGGATCGCACGCTCGGGCACGTAGAAGTCGATCATCTTGCCGTATTCCACATCGCCCATGCCCTGGTTGTTGCCGATCACCAGGGTGAGGAAAGAGACGATCATGAAACGGCCGTCGATGACGTTACGGTCGAACAGCTCGATCGGATAGGCGATGCGCATGTCCTCGGTGGCTTCGTCGATGTAATACACCAGCGCATCGACGCCCTTGGTGAAGTCGTCGGTGGTGCTCACCTCGACGTTGGTGCCCGTGGACGACTCGGCCGCGAAGTGCGCCGCGGTGGCCAGGTAGTCGTAGCCCGCCTTGGGCTTCATCTTGTAGGCCACAAGAATGTGCTTGCCGCAAGCGATGAGATCTTCTTCCTTCAGATCCAGATTGGCGTAGCGGCTGGATTGATCGTGTGCCATGTCGTTCCTCAGAGTGCAGTGGGGGGCCAACGCGGCCCGATGCGATTCAAACTGGGCGGCACTATAGGAGCGATTTTCAATAAGATAAACTAAGACTTTTTTAGATTTTTCATATTATTTTGTGATGATCAAAATCACCTTGCGGCAGCTCGAAATCCTCCAGGCCGTTGCGCGATGCGGCAGTTTTTCGCGCGCCAGCGAGGCGCTCCACCTCACGCAGCCCGCCGTGTCCATGCAGATCAAACAACTGGAACATCTGCTGGACATGCCGCTGTTCGAGCACTCGGGCAAGAAGATCCGGCTCACCGAAGCGGGCAACGAAACCCTGCGAAGCGCCCATTTCGTCTTCCGGGAACTGGCCAATCTTGAGCAGTCTCTTGCCAGCCTCAAGGGGCTCAAGGGCGGCGTTCTGACCGTCTCGGCCGTGAGCACAGCCAGCGTGCTCGCCGCCAGGCTGATGGCCCTGTTTCGCAGCCAGAACCCGGAAGTACGCGTCAGCCTCAACGTCATCAACCGCGAAACCCTGCTCAAGCACCTGACCGAGAACATCAGCGACCTCGCCCTGATGGGCGCTCCGCCGGAGGGCTATCACCTGAGCGCGCAACCCTTCATGGAGAACCCGCTGGTCATCATCGCCGCAGCCAATCATCCCCTGGCCCGGAAACGGCGCATTTCACTCTCCCGATTGATCGAAGAACCCCTGGTCGTGCGCGAACCCGCCTCCGGCACCCGCCGGGCCCTGGAGAACTTCGTTCTCGACCAGCATCTGCCCTTCAGGCCGGCCATGGAGATGAACAAG
It includes:
- a CDS encoding nitric oxide reductase activation protein NorD, whose translation is MSSPTSALDDTMHAHRARLDTRFPQVAEVFDACMADALAALTPEGVEAYLEAARSLGKLGRGAEPLLAFLEAWPSTARSVGEGLLPQVMDFVRRLQKSPNGKAIAPFLQTLAPVAQRLHAGEQLQHYLAIASGLMERTTSSIHGFHTTYPSPGLPDFFAQAPILLAQLDVGGLRKWVDYGVRNYATHPERQKDYFSLQSADARAVLQRERHGTLLVDVERQLDLDLRGLWRDGDLLIPYSMGFDELRKPVPYFDALGIRLPDVQDDARGVSGLDRYRATLAHMVGHRRWSTPQIADNWSPFQRMAVEFFEDGRVETLLIREFPGLRRLFLALHPKPAEGACDPETCSCLRHRLAMLSRALLDPQHGYHDDDLSDYVARFHAAMAHGLSSTEDMAALALAYVAQTRRPSDQFAKVYFDDTVIDYRDDNRHLWRFIEEGDEEESFDQERRSDAQAEPQRLPPRHYPEWDHASHTYRPDWVSVYEALHPSGEAAVVDRLLQKHAPLAKRLKRLLDLLKPQDKVRIRYQEEGSELDLDVAIRSLIDFKAGSAPDPRINMSHRTDGRDIAVTLLLDLSASLNDKAAGGGQTILELSQEAVSLLAWAIDRLGDPLAIAGFQSNTRHEVRYLHVKGFGEPWGDAVKARLAAMQAGYSTRMGAAMRHAAHYLGARRSDKKLLLILTDGEPADVDVQDERHLIEDARQAVKELDRDGIFTYCISLDPRADAYVSDIFGRRYTVIDNIQRLPERLPEVFMALTK
- a CDS encoding CbbQ/NirQ/NorQ/GpvN family protein encodes the protein MKADVMTRQADPYRIKSEPYYQAQGREVALFEAAYRNRLPVMVKGPTGCGKSRFVEYMAWKLDKPLITVACNEDMTASDLVGRYLLEGGGTRWLDGPLTTAARIGAICYLDEIVEARQDTTVVIHPLSDHRRVLPLDKKGELIEAHPDFQLVISYNPGYQSLMKDLKQSTKQRFTAFDFDYPEAALETTILSREAGLAPEIAAKLVQLGQAARNLKGHGLDEGISTRLMVYAAKLIQDGVDPADACRMALVRPITDDADIRGTLDHAIDAIFA
- a CDS encoding ribulose-bisphosphate carboxylase, with the translated sequence MAHDQSSRYANLDLKEEDLIACGKHILVAYKMKPKAGYDYLATAAHFAAESSTGTNVEVSTTDDFTKGVDALVYYIDEATEDMRIAYPIELFDRNVIDGRFMIVSFLTLVIGNNQGMGDVEYGKMIDFYVPERAIQMFDGPATDISNLWRILGRPIKDGGYIAGTIIKPKLGLRPEPFAQAAYQFWLGGDFIKNDEPQGNQVFAPVKKVIPLVYDAMKRAQDETGEAKLFSMNITADDYHEMCARADFALEVFGPDADKLAFLVDGYVGGPGMVTTARRQYPNQYLHYHRAGHGAITSPSAKRGYSAFVLAKMSRLQGASGIHVGTMGYGKMEGEGDDRNIAYMIERDECQGPVYFQKWYGMKPTTPIISGGMNALRLPGFFENLGHGNVINTAGGGSYGHIDSPAAGAKSLRQAYECWKAGADPIEYAKEHKEFARAFESFPGDADKLFPGWREKLGVHK
- a CDS encoding LysR family transcriptional regulator, with translation MIKITLRQLEILQAVARCGSFSRASEALHLTQPAVSMQIKQLEHLLDMPLFEHSGKKIRLTEAGNETLRSAHFVFRELANLEQSLASLKGLKGGVLTVSAVSTASVLAARLMALFRSQNPEVRVSLNVINRETLLKHLTENISDLALMGAPPEGYHLSAQPFMENPLVIIAAANHPLARKRRISLSRLIEEPLVVREPASGTRRALENFVLDQHLPFRPAMEMNKNEAIKQAVEVGLGVGLVSLHTVQAELASGQLCVLDVEGFPLKRQWYLVQRDGKRLSPAAQAFAELVVEQASQVLTLQGKTAKSQQA